One Actinoplanes missouriensis 431 DNA segment encodes these proteins:
- the gcvT gene encoding glycine cleavage system aminomethyltransferase GcvT yields the protein MSAELLQSPLHSRHVSLGAKFAAFGGWDMPLEYAGGGVLREHAAVREAAGVFDVSHLGKARVRGAGAAGFVNSCLTNDLGRIEPGKAQYTLCCDESGGVVDDLIAYLYGDDHVFLIPNAANTAEVVRRLTAAAPDGITVTDEHLSHAVLAVQGPQSASLLTTLGLPTGHDYMSFDSATLNGAELVVCRTGYTGEHGYELVVGADDAGAVWDALIEAGARPCGLGARDTLRTEMGYPLHGQELSLDITPVQARSGWAVGWDKPAFWGRDALVAEKAAGPRRRLSGLEITGRGIPRGHMTVYAGERPVGETTSGTFSPTKKVGIALALLDTAAGLTEGDTVEVDIRGRRVEAKLVKLPFVNPSVR from the coding sequence ATGTCTGCCGAGCTTCTCCAGTCCCCGCTGCACTCACGCCACGTCTCCCTGGGCGCGAAGTTCGCCGCCTTCGGCGGCTGGGACATGCCGCTGGAGTACGCCGGTGGCGGTGTCCTGCGCGAGCACGCGGCGGTCCGGGAGGCGGCCGGCGTGTTCGACGTCTCGCACCTCGGCAAGGCCCGCGTCCGCGGCGCCGGGGCGGCCGGCTTCGTGAACTCGTGCCTCACCAACGACCTGGGCCGGATCGAGCCGGGCAAGGCGCAGTACACGCTCTGCTGCGACGAATCCGGCGGCGTGGTGGACGACCTGATCGCGTACCTCTACGGCGACGACCACGTGTTCCTGATCCCGAACGCGGCGAACACGGCCGAGGTGGTGCGCCGGCTCACCGCCGCAGCGCCGGACGGGATCACCGTCACCGACGAGCACCTGTCGCACGCGGTGCTCGCCGTGCAGGGCCCGCAGTCGGCTTCGCTGCTGACGACGCTCGGGCTGCCGACCGGGCACGACTACATGTCGTTTGACTCGGCGACCCTGAACGGCGCCGAGCTGGTCGTCTGCCGGACCGGATACACCGGCGAGCACGGGTACGAGCTGGTGGTCGGCGCCGACGACGCGGGCGCGGTCTGGGACGCGCTGATCGAGGCCGGGGCGCGCCCGTGCGGCCTCGGCGCCCGGGACACGCTGCGCACCGAGATGGGCTACCCGCTGCACGGCCAGGAGCTCTCCCTCGACATCACGCCGGTGCAGGCCCGCTCCGGGTGGGCGGTCGGCTGGGACAAGCCGGCGTTCTGGGGGCGGGACGCGCTCGTCGCGGAGAAGGCCGCCGGGCCCCGGCGCCGGCTGAGTGGGTTGGAGATCACCGGCCGGGGGATCCCGCGCGGGCACATGACCGTGTACGCCGGGGAGCGTCCCGTGGGGGAGACGACGAGCGGCACGTTCTCGCCGACCAAGAAGGTGGGCATCGCGCTGGCCCTGCTCGACACCGCGGCCGGCCTGACCGAGGGCGACACGGTCGAGGTCGACATCCGTGGCCGCCGCGTCGAGGCGAAGCTGGTCAAGCTGCCGTTCGTGAACCCGTCGGTCCGCTGA
- a CDS encoding adenosylcobinamide-GDP ribazoletransferase, whose protein sequence is MFDGFRLAVTTLTVLPVRAGRWDRPTAAVAMSLAPLVGAMLGVILAGVSEGLRALGSPALVAAAVTVAAGALLTRGLHLDGLADTVDALGSYRSGADALHIMKKSDIGPFGVAAIGLTLLIQSAALTEATALTVVTAWATGRLAITIACRRGVPPAREEGLGAMVASTVPLSVMLTAAVLVAALATAAIPGRPWQGPAAVAAASITVVLLVRHCVRRFGGITGDVLGAAAESATTVTLVALTLSHGYA, encoded by the coding sequence GTGTTTGACGGGTTCCGGCTGGCGGTCACCACGCTGACCGTCCTGCCGGTGCGGGCCGGTCGCTGGGACCGGCCCACGGCCGCCGTGGCGATGTCGCTGGCGCCGTTGGTGGGCGCGATGCTCGGCGTGATCCTTGCGGGCGTCTCGGAGGGCCTGCGGGCGCTCGGATCGCCCGCTCTGGTCGCGGCCGCGGTCACGGTGGCGGCGGGCGCGCTGCTCACCCGAGGGCTGCACCTGGACGGCCTGGCCGACACGGTGGACGCGCTGGGCTCCTATCGTTCCGGCGCCGACGCCCTACACATCATGAAAAAGTCGGACATCGGCCCGTTCGGTGTCGCGGCGATCGGCCTCACGCTGCTGATCCAGAGCGCCGCCCTCACCGAAGCGACAGCCCTCACGGTCGTCACCGCCTGGGCCACCGGCCGCCTCGCCATCACGATCGCCTGCCGCAGGGGTGTGCCGCCGGCCCGTGAGGAGGGCCTCGGCGCGATGGTGGCGTCCACGGTCCCGCTGTCGGTAATGCTGACGGCCGCGGTCCTCGTCGCCGCTCTCGCCACTGCCGCGATCCCGGGCCGTCCGTGGCAGGGCCCGGCCGCCGTCGCCGCCGCGAGCATCACGGTGGTCCTTCTGGTGCGCCACTGCGTACGCCGGTTCGGCGGCATCACCGGCGACGTCCTCGGCGCGGCCGCCGAGTCCGCGACAACGGTCACCCTCGTCGCATTGACCCTTTCCCACGGGTACGCGTAA
- a CDS encoding leucyl aminopeptidase, with protein sequence MTQPSLSLVDTDPAELAVDAIVIGLHSQPEEDGALLPAAGAESIAAAFDGKLTATLALLGASGAPGEVTKLATLGTVAAPLLIAVGLGNEPTGPAPDLETLRRGAGAAVRALAGSRTVALALPSADDADAAPVLRAVLEGALLGGYRFAGYKTKPQKGRRDPVGELRLHVPDATDETALAEVRRAEVVARAVRLTRDWVNEPPNVLQPAEFADRIVAAAEGTGLEVEVLDFEALKAGGYGGIVAVGQGSEAPPRLVKLSYTPEGVSDPKRVALVGKGITFDTGGVSIKPSAGMWEMKSDMAGAAAVAATLLAVAALKPGVAVSGYLAIAENMPSGSAYRPGDVITMFNGKRVEVFNTDAEGRMVLGDAMARACADGTDYLFETSTLTGGQVISLGKRISGLMGSDEATGLVEAAGAVVGEPSWRMPLPDDVRKGMESEIADICQTNANLDRAGHMLQGGVFLREFVAEGVEWAHIDIAGPSYHTGEATGYWTKGGTGVPVRTFLQLIESL encoded by the coding sequence GTGACCCAGCCCAGCCTCAGCCTGGTCGACACCGACCCGGCCGAATTGGCGGTCGATGCCATCGTCATCGGCCTGCACAGCCAGCCCGAGGAGGACGGCGCGCTGCTGCCCGCCGCCGGCGCCGAGAGCATCGCCGCGGCGTTCGACGGCAAGCTGACCGCGACGCTGGCTCTGCTCGGCGCGAGCGGCGCCCCCGGCGAGGTGACCAAACTCGCCACGCTCGGCACGGTCGCGGCCCCACTGCTGATCGCCGTCGGCCTCGGCAACGAGCCGACCGGCCCGGCGCCCGACCTGGAGACCCTGCGGCGCGGCGCCGGCGCCGCGGTGCGTGCGCTCGCCGGCAGCCGTACGGTCGCCCTCGCCCTGCCGTCCGCCGACGACGCGGACGCCGCGCCGGTGCTGCGTGCCGTCCTGGAGGGCGCGCTGCTCGGCGGCTACCGGTTCGCCGGTTACAAGACCAAGCCGCAGAAGGGCCGCCGTGACCCGGTCGGCGAGCTGCGCCTGCACGTGCCGGACGCGACCGACGAGACCGCTCTCGCCGAGGTGCGCCGCGCCGAGGTGGTGGCCCGGGCCGTGCGCCTGACCCGCGACTGGGTCAACGAGCCGCCGAACGTGCTGCAGCCGGCGGAGTTCGCGGACCGGATCGTGGCGGCTGCCGAGGGCACCGGCCTCGAGGTCGAGGTGCTCGACTTCGAGGCGCTGAAGGCCGGCGGTTACGGCGGCATCGTGGCGGTCGGCCAGGGTTCCGAGGCCCCGCCGCGCCTGGTCAAGCTCTCCTACACCCCGGAGGGCGTGTCCGACCCGAAGCGGGTCGCGCTGGTCGGCAAGGGCATCACGTTCGACACCGGCGGTGTCAGCATCAAGCCGTCCGCGGGCATGTGGGAGATGAAGTCCGACATGGCCGGTGCGGCGGCGGTCGCCGCCACGCTGCTCGCGGTCGCCGCGCTCAAGCCGGGCGTCGCGGTCTCCGGTTACCTGGCGATCGCCGAGAACATGCCGTCCGGCTCGGCGTACCGGCCGGGTGACGTGATCACCATGTTCAACGGCAAGCGGGTCGAGGTCTTCAACACCGACGCCGAGGGCCGGATGGTGCTCGGCGACGCGATGGCGCGGGCCTGCGCCGACGGCACCGACTACCTGTTCGAGACGTCGACTCTCACCGGCGGCCAGGTGATCTCGCTGGGCAAGCGGATCTCCGGCCTGATGGGCTCGGACGAGGCGACCGGTCTGGTCGAGGCGGCCGGCGCGGTGGTCGGCGAGCCGTCCTGGCGGATGCCGCTGCCGGACGACGTCCGCAAGGGCATGGAGTCGGAGATCGCCGACATCTGCCAGACCAACGCGAACCTGGACCGCGCCGGGCACATGCTGCAGGGCGGCGTCTTCCTGCGGGAGTTCGTCGCCGAGGGTGTCGAGTGGGCGCACATCGACATCGCCGGCCCGAGTTACCACACCGGGGAGGCCACCGGTTACTGGACGAAGGGCGGCACCGGCGTTCCGGTCCGCACCTTCCTCCAGCTCATCGAGTCGCTCTAG